The DNA region agtggtgggattataggcgtaagccaccgcgcccggccgtacatttacttttttttaaacttagtaaCATCACAGATGTCTTTCCTTGCCCATATAAAGCTCATTCTTGTTAATGGCTACctgctgtcctttttttttttttttttttttttttttttttttttaagactattCAAGAGCAGTAgtgagaaggggagaaagagcaGAATAAGGGGTTTCATCTGTAACTGACTGTGAACAATCAGTTGAGATAACTCACTACCTTCAGACCAGCCCATCCATTTTATAAGTGAAATCTGATGTACTGAACCAACCTTCTTGAACAGAACACTTGAGCCAGGCCTGAATATTCGCCCAGTCACTAAGTTTCTCTGGACTCATTCTGGATTAATTTTAGCATGAGATGCAGAGGTGGTTACTCgttaattcaactttttaaataattgacaAGCAGTTTGCTTTAAAACCATGAATGttaatttttcatctttgttatagatttattattattattattattattattattattattattattttgagatggagttttgccaggctggagtgcaagtggtgtgatctcggctcacagcaacctccgtctcctgggttcaagtgattctgctgcctcagcctcccaagtagctgggattgcaggcatgtgccaccacgcccagctaattttgtgtttttagtagagatggggtttctccatattggtcaggctggtctcgaaatcccgacctcaggtgatctgcccgccttggcctcccaaagtgctgggattacaggcatgagccaccgcacccggcctgttatagattatttattcctaattatatGTGATAATCTTTGATGGAAGGAGAAGCCACTTTTTTCCTAACACCTAGTTAAATGCCTGCTTAGTCTGTCTAATTAAGAGGAGGTTTTTctcaagtctcaacaaattcaagATTTAAATTATATCAAGTGTCTTTCCTGACCATGGtaatatgaaactagaaatcaatagtaggagtaaaattggaaaattctcacatatgtagaaattaaacaacacactcctaaataaccaatgtgtcaaagaaaaaaatgaaaaaaatcttgaaacaaaaatggaaatagagCATACCATAATTTATAGGGCgcagcaaaagcagttttaaGGGGAAAGTTTATAACTATAAACgcttatattaagaaaaaagatgtcgggccaggcacagtggctcacacctgtaataccagcactttgggaggctgaggcaggtggatcacgaggtcaggagattgagaccatcctggctaacatggtgaaactccgtctctactaaaaatacaaaaaaattagctgggcgttgtggcaggcgcctgtagtcccagctgcttgggaagccaaggcaggagaatggcatgaacccgggagaaggagcctgcagtgagctgagatcgtgccactgcattccagcctgggcaacagagtgagactccgtcttaaaaaaaaaaaatgtcaaataacCTAACTTTACACTTCAAGGAAGTATTAGAAAgctaatagaaaaagaagagcagaagaaaagaaataataaagatcaggtCAGAaaactaaaggtttgtcaattttatttatttctgaattttttttttttttttttttttttttttttttagagacaggatctggctctgttgcccaggctggagtgcaatggcatgatcatagctcactgcagcctggaactcctgggctcaggtgatccacctgcttcagccttccaagtagctagaactacaggtgtgcaccaccacacttggctaattttttgctttcTGTAGATATAGGGTTTCAATAAATtatacccaggctggtcttgaactcctggcctcagatgatcctctcCCACACTGCCTCtcgaagcactgggattatagacatgagtcactgagcctggcccttatttctttttctttttcttttttttttagtcaacTCTTAGTTTTGTacatcttttctattatttttctagtctctatttcatttatttcggACCTTGACCGGgtagtcaaggctgcagtgagccaagattgcaccactgtactccagcctgagtgacaaagtgagaccgtatctcaacaacaacaacaataaaaagaaaaaagaaaagaaaaaaaaactgtcccatttacaataaaatcaaaaataataaaatatttaggaataaatttaacaaagaaggCGAGAAGTCtatatgctgaaaactataagaCAGTGACGAAGGAaactgaagacacaaataaatggaaagataccctatgttcatggatgggaagaattaatattgttaaaatgtccatattacccaacACGATCTGCAGAGTCAATGCAAtcatatcaaaatttcaatggcattcttcacagaaatcaaaaaagcaggccagatgcagtggctcatgcctgtaatcctagcattttgggaggctcaagcaggtggatcgcttgagcccaggagtttgagaagagcctgcacaacatggtgaaaacctgtgtctacaaaaaatacaaaagttacctggatgtgatggcacacacctatattcccagctacttgggaggctgaagtgggacgaTCATCTTAaccccagggaggtcgaggctacaagggagccatgattgcaccactgcactccagcctaggtggcagagggagaccctgtctcaaaaacaaaacaaaacaaaacaaatcaaattcATATAGAAGCACAaaagatcctgaatagccaaagcagtcttgagaaagaagaacaaagcggAAGGCATCAGGCCTCCTGATTTCAAAGCAAATTGCAAAGCAATAGTAAATTGAAATGGTacggcactggcataaaaacaggcacacagaTCAGTGAAACAAAATAGCCCAGAAACAAAGGCATTTATATATGGTCAACTAATATTTGACTaaagtgccaagaatacacaatgaagAAAGGAGTCTCTTCTTAAAGGGTACTGgcaaaactgaatattcacatgtAAAAGAGTGAAATTGAACCCTTATCTTACatcattcacaaaaattaacttgaaatggattaaacacttaagtGTAAGATATGAAACCACAAAACTCCTAGAAGGGAACATAGGGAAAAACTTCTTGACACTGATCTTGGCAATAACTTTTTGGATGACACccaaaacacaagcaacaaaaccaaaaatgagtAAGTGGGAcaacatcaaactaaaaaccttctgtacagcaaaggaaacaatcaacaaaatggaaaggaaatctatagaattcagaaaaataattgcaaacctggaaaggggttaatatctaaaatataaatggaacacatacaactcaatagcaaaaaccaaacaacaacaaaaaagaaacaaatgatttaaaaatgggcacaaGGACCTGAATAGTCATTTCTCCAAaggaaacatacaaatggccaacaggtacataAATTGGTGCTGAACtaatcagggaagtgcaaatcaaaaccataatgaggtatcacctcactCCTGTTAGGCTGGTTATTGTCAAAAAGACAAGATGACAAATGTTGGTCAAGATATGgagaaagggaacccttgcacgatgttggtgggaatgtaaattgatatGACTATTATGAAAaaagtatggagattcctcaaaaaaattaaaaatagaagtaccagccaggcatggtggctcatgcctgtaatctcagcactttgggagaccaaggcgggtggatcacctgatgccaggagttcgaggtcagcctgaccaacatggtgaaaccccatctctactaaaaagacaaaaattagctgggtgaagtggcgggcgcctgttatcccagctactcaggaggctgaggcaggagaatcgcttgaacctgggaggtggaggttgcagtgagccgagattgcgccactgcactccagcctgggcaacagagtgagagcctgtctcaaaaaagaaaagaaaagtgccaTACAATCCACCAATcctactgggtatatatcaaaaACAACTGAAATCAGTGTaacaaagagatatctgcatgctCTTATTCACTGCAccatattcacaatagctaagacatggAAACTACCTAAGtgttcattgacagatgaatacataaataaagatatatatgaatattattcagccatatgaagaagaaaaccatggcatttgtgacaacatggatgaacctgaaagacattatgctaagttgctaaatgaaataagccagacacaggaagacaaatactgtatgatctcacttatatgtggaatctaaaaaaattgaactcatagaaataCAGTAGAAttgttgccagaggctggggccaGTGGGGAAGAGGGAGATGTAGATCAAAAGGTCTAAACTTTGAGTTATAAGATGAACAAATTCTGGGGACTGAATGTTCAGCACGAgtggtgatggatatattaatttgTGATCATCATTACACAACATAGAGATATATCATCAGGGTGTATACCTTGAATGTATACAatctttatttgtcaattaaatttgaaaaaaattttaaagaagctttTCTAGGCTGGACAcactggctcacacttgtaatctcaacactctgggaggttgaggccaggagtccaagtcCAGTGCCTagcaacacagaaagacctcatcgctaccaaaaaaaaaaaagaaaaaaaaaaaggcaagaggtTTCTCTGGTccagataaatataaaaaccagCAAGAACCAATCAGCCAGTGTCCAGTTGTACCAGCATCTGAGAAAACTggagttgttatttttatttattttttagttttgcaGTTTCCTGGGCCAGAGTAACCGAAATGCTCAAAGTGAAGTTCCATGAGGGTGTGAAAAGGGCTGGTAGTCTCCCAGGATATTAACCTCTTGGTAACCTTGACCAATGTGGTTGACAGAATGTACACTGAATGCACAGAGGTTATAATATAGATTTGTCACTAGTTCTAAATATAGTTCTCTAAATCTTACAGCAGTAATCACTACTGCAACTGCTCATATTTGAGGTCAGAGAAATCAGGAAACATAGATacatgattgatagatagatagtcaCAAAGTAGAgatatgggctgggcatggtggctcacgcctgtaagcccaacattttgggaggccgagaaggcagatcacttgaggccagtctggccaacatgacaaaaccccatttctactaaaaatattaatgcaaaaaaaaatttagcttggcgtggtggcacacgcctgtaatcccagctactcaggtagctgagacataagaatcacttggctgggcgcagtagctcacacctgtaatcccagcactttgtgaggccgaggcgggcggatcatgaggtcaggagatcgagaccatcctggctaacacagtgaaaccccatctctactaaaaatacaaaaaattagccaggcgaggtggcaggtgcctgtagtcccagctatggaggctgaggcaggagaatggcgtgaacccaggaggcggagcttacagtgagctgagatcgggccactgcactccagcctgggcgacagagcaagactccgtctcaaaaaaaaaaaaaaagaatcacttgaacccaggaggtggaggttgagtgagctgagatcgtgactctgcactccagcctgggcaacagagcaagactgtctcaaaaacaaaacaaaacaaaaacaaagtagagaTCCAGGATTGGAATCAAAGCTGTGCTGAAATCCCTCCTCTTCCATTTACTGGTTATGTGGGCATGTTGGTGTgcctatgtaaaaaataaaagagatggctgggtgcagtggctcacgcctgtaatcccaaaactttaggaggctgaggcaggcagatcatgaggtcaggagtttgagaccagcctggccaacatagtgaaaccccgtctctactaaaaatacaaaaaattagccaggtgtgatggcaggcacctgtagtcccagctacttgggaggctgaggcaggagaatcgcttgaacccaggaggtagaggttgcagtgagctgagatcaagccattgcactcctgcccaggcgaaagagcaagaccccatctcaaaaaataaatacaataaaatagataAGGATTGTAAAGTAGATAACATAGTAACCGGCACAGAAAGTCTTAAATATAGTTCTCTTCCCTATGTTAGCTTTTAGATGTACCTAATTTTTCAAACCACCCAAGCATCGACATTCCTATTAGGAAAAGGCTCATGTTTCTTGTTGCTGTAAATATTTGGTCGTTCACTTATTCATttactcagcaaacatttactgaccaaccaccatgtgtcaggcattgtacTGGGTTCAGGGACCAcgggataaagaaaacatgattcCTGCCCTCCGAGGTCTGGCCTGGAATTtgacctctgttttcttctttattccagTCGTCTTAAACTCTGCACTTTGTTCTGTGTTAAAGAATAACTATGTCACACATTGAGGGCTTGAGTGAGAAGGAGTGATCCAGAGAGTCATGAGAACAGTCCTTGGGCATTAGAAGGGCTCCCATATACTAGGAGAGAACCTCTATAGTCCACCTTGCTACAAAGGTGTCAGATTTCTGGTTGAAATAAAAGGGAGCATTCTAAACAGTTTCTTCAGAATAGAAAAAGGTTGCTCTGTGTGTAGAGCTCTCTATCTCCAGGGAGCCTTGTGTTTTGTTTAGCATTACACTTAAGCACCAAAACCTAGAACAGTTCCTGGTATATAAtaggcacacaataaatatttgtgaaatagatTAATGAATTATATAAGTGCACTTCAGTATAAAGCCATATATATGTGCCCAACATCCAGCATATCATCCTGCAGGTCAGGGTGTGTCCCTGTACATTCCTCAGGCCACCATCAATGCCACCGTCAAAGAAGACATCCTGCTCTCAGTTGAGTATTCCTGTCACGGAGTGCCCACCATCGAATGGACATATTCGTCCAACTGGGGAATGCAGAAGATCGTGGAGTGGAAACCAGGGACTCAGGCCAACATCTCCCAAAGCCACAAGGACAGAGTCTGCACCTTCGACAATGGCTCCATCCAGCTCTTCAGTGTAGGAGTGAGGGATTCCGGCTACTATGTCATCACTGTGACGGAACGCCTGGGGAGCAGCCAGTTTGGCACCATTGTGCTGCACGTCTCTGGTAACACATCCCCGGGCCCCGGGCACCCCTCTGAACTGTGAGTGTGTGGGAGGTCGATTTCACGATATTAAAAGAAATGTTgtcttccccctcccctcaccctcacTCCATAGAGATCCTCTATGAAGACCTGCACTTTGTCGCTGTCATCCTTGCTTTTCTCGCTGCTGTGGCCGCAGTGTTAATCAGCCTCATGTGGGTTTGTAATAAGTGTGCATATAAAtttcagaggaagagaagacacaaactCAAAGGTAACTCCCTGGGCCTTGTGATAATCCATGAGTGGTTCTGAGGCCAGATGTGGCATGTGTTATCTTGTTCTCACCAAGAAAGCACTACGTGGCTTGATTTCCAACTCATTGACTTGTCTTTGCTTTACAGAAAGCACAACTGAGGAGATTGAGCTGGAAGATGTTGAGTGTTAGCCAAGGCTGGGCCTAACTGCATTCCTACCTCAAGAGGAAACCATTCTCCAACAAAAAGAGCAAGCACAGCTATTATACTCATTGTGTGTGGTCCTGTTGCAGCCTGCTCCTGACAGGACAGCAGGAGATTAACCACATTGACTGCATGGAGTTGAGGACTGTGGATGGACAAAGCTAGTTTTAGGATTCATGCTAAGTTCAAGGAGAAGAATGATTGAGGCTTTGAACCAGGAGCTTTGCTTGGCTGCAGCATCACAGCCGTGCTGACCCATAACCAATGGGTGAGTGCATGTGTTGGCTGCTTGCTCACGACCCTCGCTCTGGCGTGCAGGATGGCCTGTTGTCAGAGTCCCTGTATCAGAGGCCAGAGGATTTCCAGATGGGTGTGCAGCCAGCATTAGAACATGCTTTCTGTGCTCCTGTCTGCTCTGCAACTGCTGTGCCTACCAGTCCCCCATCTGGTATCCCACAAGCAAGCACGATTGTGGGAGCTATGGTGAGAAAACCTGAGGCTTTCAGACAATCTGCTGCCTCAGAGCAGAGGTGAAgagactgggggtgggggttTGTGCTGTTGTGCTGCAGTGAGTTGCTCAGAGGTGAGGCCCGGTGGCTGGGAGTTTTATGGGGGAGGAGCTCAGTGGACTCCTGAGAGGCCAGCTTTGCAtacaaggaagagagagaaaattatctttctcttcctccctcattCCAATGTTAATTGGATTTTCCCTCCCATGGCTCAAACTTAGGCCATTGTAAGTAAAACAACAGCTCATCTCTGTTATGGGCAGCacctggcctcctgaagtgctggatgCCACCTGTGTGAAAGCTGAGCTTGCACAGTGGGTGATGCAGCTGGAAAATCAGTCATCTCGGGCTTTGGATCTGTCCCCCTCAGTCACTAACGCTTCACGTCTCAAGTCAGGCCCTTGCCCTCTCCTACCTGGGCTGAGGAATGCTTGGCCTTTGCCTACCTCACAGTCAGGGTATCAAGAGAAGCCCACAGTATGCACAGAGTTCTCTGAGCAACTTATGAAAAGCATGAGGCTTCAAGGATCTGGAAAGCTATACTGGAAAATGCTATTCTGAGTATTAGAAATTGATAAAATCACCTAAGGTCTTGGGGCTCCAGGTGAGATTGAGGACTGGACCACAGCTGGCTGTGGCCATTATTCCCTCAGGCTGTTGGTTACCATGTTCACCTGTTTCTCCATCCCAACTTCCATTTGACAAGCTCTAAATGGAGGCATGGATTTATCTTCCTTCTCTTATCTCTCCAATATTCATAGCTACAGACCAAAAGTCCCACCCGATGATGATGTGTTCCTAGTCCTCAGCTGCAAAGTCACCCATGCAAAGGTTAAGAAGTGCTAGAacattcctttctctcctccttcattTCAGGTCTCCAATGTCCATATCTTCTCTATGTCCTATGTGGCAGAGAAGGATTTGCTTGGATAAGTTACAACCCTTTCCCTCAATATTGAATCCAGAGTTTTGGGAAGGGATCACTCAGAATATTCAGACAGGAACTGTCAGTATCCAGAGCAGGACTCCCACAGCACTGCTTGATTCAAAAGGCGAGAGCAGTTGGTCTACACAACAGATGTATAGCTCTAGCACCTGACAGGTAGAAGATACCCTCAAGGCGCCTCCTGTAGACACACGCGTAAACTCACACACTGTGCCCTTTCCCCATGCAGCAAAGGAACCAGGCCCTGGGCCAGGACAGTTTCCAGTGCTGTGAAGAAACGAGGTGAGGAGTATCCAAGGGGCTCAAGGATAATCTGCTGATTTCTTTCTCGTCTTTCACACAGAGAGGCCACCAGCAGGAAAGCAGTAGGAGTTAGGTAGCTGCTGGGGGCAGCATGTCCTCTTCCACACTACCTGCCTTTCAGAACTCTGCTCTTCTGCTTGTCCGAAGTCAGGGTTGGCAATCTTCATAATCAAAGGGGAGTTGGAAAAGAACACCGACTGAGAGACCTCCATGGCAGATGTCAATTAAATTGCCCCCCAAAATCTCATGACAGTTTATTCACATCAGTAGTGTGGGAAgttacaatttgttttttttaaaaagcttctttccttggctttccatttctttgaaaaaagggtttcttttgaatttttaaagctcTGCCATCCTGAACATTCCTGTGGAAAGTTTTAAAATCCAAAGCCtgaggtttttgtttatttttcaaataaataaaaatcacagagaTTAGCTAGTGTAAATGTTAAGCTATAAATTATGTTtcaaactgtgaaaaaaaaagtgttttaaagaatgaatgaaataaaacctgaaaataaaGCCCTCAtcctttgtgtgtgtgcctgctcCTGCCGAAAAATCAGAGGCTCTGGGTGCTATGTCCTGTCAAGCTGAGCATAAACAAAACCCTTAGTCACAGCCAGGTCTGGCACATATTTTAAGTGACAATGCAACTAATTACACTGGTTCTAACAGTAAACATTATTTAGCAATTCAGAAAAACTACACCTTAGCAGCACTACCATTCTCCCCCAATTGTAGCTAGAAGACCAATTTGAAATTTATGCTTTCAGAATATTAACTGCAATTCAATAGCGTTCTTCCTGCTTCTGGAATGCGCCAAAAGTAGGAAGTGACAATTGTACCACTTGTTCAGCAGTGGATAAGACACCCTACAGAACACACATGCTTTGTCAACACAATGTCCTTTCAGAGGTTATGATCTTAGAACCCCAAAAGGTATATATTGTACTTTCTCATTTCATGATGTTGCGGGTATGCAAGGAGAGCTCATGTCCTCTGAAGGCCACGTAGGATAGTAAATACCTGAGAGCACTTTGTGCTTACTCTGATTTGAAGCAATACCTCACAAAGGTGAGATGCAAAAGCAGTGAGAGAGAAGGTTATCAGGATATCTTGCCCTAGGCAAGAATGCAGAGGCAAACCCTACAATCCAGAAGAACTGGGTAAGTGTCACAAGGGATTGAGAAGAGATGGCAGAATAGCATGTTGGAGATGTAACCAGGACAAAGGAGCCAAATATGATAGGGTGAATCCCCAGGGACGTGATTCACATGCTGCCTCCTTGACAACACTGGAGAGGATACTGGGGGAAGTGGAAACTGTCTCACCGGCATCAGCTTTTACATATCCAGCATAGGTTTCTTCTGCCCAGTTTCCAGGGAAGCATCAGACACATCCATAGCTTACTAAAAGCAGAGCAAATCCTTGTGATCACTGTTAGCACATCTATCCCCAATTCAATTCCCATTAATGGTGTGAGTTGCCAGCGTTTGCATTTCTCTGCACCCCTGAATCCACCCAACCTGGCTGTCAGCTTTACCAATTCTTGAGAAGAACATTTCCACTGCCCTTTAAAAATTAAGTGGGTATTTTTGGTTTGGCTTACAGAGATGATAAAtccttctttaaaattaaaatgtcactaAAGTCTATATATATTAAAGTAAAAGTATCTTTGGCTAGAGTTAAttaacaaaaactaaataaagtaaaagatttctctccttccctcaatCCAGAGGAAACAACAGTCAAATTTGGTGTGTGTATCCTTCTAGACTTGTTTATGCATATATGaacatatctgtgtatatatatgccaaatatacatatttaacctattttctttatagtcAAATGGgattctatcatatatattaccCTACAACTCACCAGTCTTTTCTTAATGTGTCTTGGGCATTATTTCATGTCTACCTATTCCAAAGCTTCATTCTTCCTGC from Rhinopithecus roxellana isolate Shanxi Qingling chromosome 15, ASM756505v1, whole genome shotgun sequence includes:
- the VSTM5 gene encoding V-set and transmembrane domain-containing protein 5, with amino-acid sequence MRPLTSLRRKTRGISLGLFALCLAAARCLQSQGVSLYIPQATINATVKEDILLSVEYSCHGVPTIEWTYSSNWGMQKIVEWKPGTQANISQSHKDRVCTFDNGSIQLFSVGVRDSGYYVITVTERLGSSQFGTIVLHVSEILYEDLHFVAVILAFLAAVAAVLISLMWVCNKCAYKFQRKRRHKLKESTTEEIELEDVEC